A region of uncultured Carboxylicivirga sp. DNA encodes the following proteins:
- a CDS encoding T9SS type A sorting domain-containing protein — protein sequence MKKNTPFFLIITLFMSACLFFLTGKVENDNSRIPQLITKKQLLAYQNKKIERRNNGYFKQDKPGKYLEYLNFLKSPIGENYSYQFNQNLNELKRAKDRRAFLKSSNVKLNWIERGPGNVGGRTRGFILDPDDDSADTWFAGSVGGGIWKTMDAGNSWECITTDWPNLSIGSLAMAESDHNVIYAGTGEGFGNLDAILGNGIFKSLDKGQTWNLLESTRNNTNFKYINRISVHPTDENTVLVATNNGIYKSIDGGLNWINVFSNNKRIQDLEFNPQNPLQLLATSNGSGIIKSNDGGDHWKLVYTIGEGRIEVSYSVLEPNYIYALSEESNLYLSTDGGDNWELGTTGTKVEFLSAQGWYNNTLVGDPTNKNILWIGGLDVYRVTIGNENSEEGNSVFDINTSGSNIFTYGDIDGQYLMGGLSINDLGYADLNNVEIRFGNSKSQKAHFFTVNSLSDAVVNAENYSYEGYFDVPFEVWDTENNVQLMVSVRDQDENGSFDLSNGSLEQIHIHSMNYNTIESSEISLDGGVENQLAISLFPRVRENVVWNPDNIEDFTISLSKYTLKSRSFSSIKKSDWRTQGTNSYSHADHHNLIITEKAGNPYRIINCNDGGVFISDDKGASWSERVSGYVTTQFYGISRHPNNNIYLGGTQDNGTWISGENSDYLSSWNKVAGGDGFETVWHSIDENKLAISLYYNSIYTTIDGQNFVPSSDIGDTESGNAPFVTQIANCISNPDLLLVGGNSGLWRSPDFGQTWDLIRMPETTWEYGSYSPRMSISPADGQIIWAGTFISQNTGIAVSTDGGLTFSEVNAPLQRSTRLAISNIVAHPTEPQTAFILCASGGVGKIYKTDDLGESWNELTGFGGSSTSSNGFPDVAVYDMIVMPYNPDIIWVGTEIGLFESTDGGQNWLYADNGLPAVCIWDMKIVNQQVIVGTHGRGVWTLDVPEIQPAIKPPYIKQAAKKPNGEIWYKALYSLNLDSVKIYLEGELWETKIDVSSGEEIYSIGDYNNSALSFELKIVGYSDMIQYTSNVVKVSNPNLGETIEKYSNSFSSRKYDFKGTSFTITKNLFDDYGIHSPHSYAEKTEYTYTLNHPIRVLEDADKAIMEFRDIALVEPGEQGTKYGDEEFWDYVIVEATIDGANWIPLMDGYDVNYSAKWKDFADNNKSDNEFDYEGIENEPNSKELFESHTIRLHDTFNAGDIIQIRFRLHSDDAAVGWGWVIDDVVIQEEGTGIASSIAAKDDLLIVPNPAQDFITIKLNSESKGDVTVNIYDLSGNNELRKEFHKDIDMWYQELDISALESGVKILKLAIDEGEFTSKFIKK from the coding sequence ATGAAAAAAAATACACCTTTTTTTCTAATTATAACTTTATTTATGTCAGCCTGTTTATTTTTTCTGACTGGTAAAGTAGAAAATGATAACAGTAGAATACCTCAATTAATTACAAAAAAGCAACTGCTAGCATATCAGAATAAGAAGATTGAAAGAAGAAATAATGGTTATTTTAAACAGGATAAACCGGGTAAATACCTCGAATATTTAAACTTTTTAAAGTCACCAATCGGAGAAAACTATTCTTATCAGTTTAATCAAAATCTAAATGAACTTAAACGGGCTAAAGATCGAAGAGCTTTTTTAAAATCATCTAATGTTAAATTGAATTGGATTGAACGGGGACCTGGTAATGTGGGAGGAAGAACCAGAGGATTTATACTTGATCCCGATGATGATAGTGCAGATACCTGGTTTGCCGGTTCTGTTGGTGGTGGTATTTGGAAGACAATGGATGCAGGAAATTCATGGGAATGTATTACTACTGACTGGCCGAATCTATCAATTGGTTCACTGGCCATGGCTGAATCTGATCACAATGTTATATATGCAGGTACTGGTGAAGGTTTTGGTAATTTGGATGCCATATTGGGCAATGGTATTTTCAAATCATTAGATAAAGGACAAACATGGAATCTTCTGGAATCAACAAGGAATAATACTAATTTTAAATATATTAATAGAATTAGTGTACATCCAACCGATGAGAATACCGTATTGGTTGCAACTAATAATGGCATCTATAAGAGTATTGATGGTGGTCTTAATTGGATTAATGTTTTTTCAAATAATAAACGCATTCAGGATTTAGAATTTAATCCTCAAAACCCGTTGCAATTGTTGGCTACAAGCAATGGCTCAGGCATAATTAAATCTAATGATGGAGGGGATCATTGGAAATTAGTTTATACTATTGGAGAAGGACGTATTGAAGTTTCGTATTCAGTACTTGAGCCAAATTATATTTATGCTCTATCTGAGGAATCAAATCTTTATCTATCAACAGACGGAGGAGATAATTGGGAATTAGGAACAACTGGAACTAAGGTTGAGTTTTTGTCTGCTCAAGGATGGTATAATAATACCTTAGTTGGCGACCCAACAAATAAGAATATCCTTTGGATTGGAGGGCTTGATGTCTATAGAGTTACTATAGGTAATGAAAATTCAGAAGAAGGAAACTCTGTTTTTGACATTAATACTAGTGGTTCAAATATCTTTACATACGGTGATATTGATGGGCAATATTTAATGGGAGGATTAAGTATAAATGATTTGGGTTATGCAGATTTAAATAATGTGGAAATCAGATTTGGAAATAGTAAATCTCAAAAGGCTCATTTCTTTACTGTTAATTCCTTATCGGATGCGGTTGTTAATGCTGAGAATTATTCTTACGAAGGTTATTTCGATGTGCCTTTTGAAGTTTGGGATACTGAGAATAATGTACAACTAATGGTCTCTGTTCGGGATCAGGATGAAAATGGCTCATTCGATTTATCAAATGGGAGTTTAGAACAGATACATATCCATTCAATGAACTACAATACTATAGAGTCATCCGAGATTTCTCTTGATGGAGGTGTAGAAAATCAACTTGCAATAAGCTTATTCCCAAGAGTTCGTGAGAATGTTGTTTGGAATCCCGACAATATTGAGGATTTTACAATTTCTCTTTCAAAATATACTTTAAAAAGTAGGTCTTTTAGTTCAATTAAGAAATCAGATTGGAGGACTCAAGGAACGAATTCTTATTCTCACGCCGATCATCACAACTTAATTATAACAGAAAAAGCTGGTAATCCATATAGAATTATTAACTGTAATGATGGAGGTGTTTTTATTAGTGATGATAAGGGTGCTAGTTGGTCAGAAAGAGTAAGTGGTTATGTTACTACGCAATTCTATGGAATTTCCAGGCATCCAAATAATAATATATACCTTGGTGGTACACAGGATAATGGTACCTGGATTTCCGGGGAGAATAGTGATTATCTTTCAAGTTGGAATAAAGTTGCTGGTGGTGATGGCTTTGAAACGGTATGGCATTCAATAGATGAGAACAAACTGGCAATTTCGTTATATTATAATTCAATTTACACTACCATAGATGGTCAGAATTTTGTTCCAAGTTCAGACATAGGAGATACTGAAAGTGGTAATGCCCCATTTGTTACACAAATAGCCAATTGTATTTCAAACCCTGATTTATTATTAGTTGGAGGAAATTCAGGGTTATGGAGGTCTCCTGATTTTGGACAGACCTGGGATCTTATTAGGATGCCGGAAACAACATGGGAGTATGGTTCTTATAGTCCTCGAATGTCAATAAGTCCTGCCGATGGACAAATTATATGGGCAGGTACATTCATTTCTCAGAATACCGGTATAGCTGTTTCGACTGATGGAGGTTTGACTTTTTCAGAAGTTAATGCTCCTTTACAAAGAAGTACCAGATTAGCAATCTCCAATATAGTTGCCCATCCAACAGAGCCTCAAACAGCTTTTATATTATGTGCTTCAGGTGGAGTAGGTAAGATTTATAAAACAGATGATTTAGGTGAGTCATGGAATGAGTTAACCGGTTTTGGTGGAAGTTCTACTAGTTCAAATGGTTTTCCTGATGTTGCCGTTTACGACATGATTGTTATGCCATATAATCCTGATATTATCTGGGTTGGTACTGAAATAGGATTATTTGAATCAACTGATGGCGGGCAAAATTGGTTATATGCTGATAATGGATTGCCGGCAGTTTGTATTTGGGATATGAAAATTGTAAACCAGCAAGTTATAGTGGGGACACATGGTAGAGGAGTTTGGACTCTTGATGTTCCTGAGATTCAACCGGCAATTAAACCACCATATATTAAGCAGGCAGCTAAAAAACCTAATGGAGAAATATGGTATAAGGCCCTTTATTCTTTGAATTTGGATTCAGTTAAAATTTATTTGGAAGGTGAATTGTGGGAAACGAAAATTGATGTTAGCTCTGGTGAGGAAATATATTCAATTGGTGATTATAATAATTCAGCTTTAAGTTTTGAATTGAAAATTGTAGGATATTCCGATATGATTCAATATACATCTAATGTTGTGAAAGTTTCTAATCCTAATTTAGGAGAAACAATTGAGAAATATTCTAATAGCTTTTCGTCCAGAAAATATGATTTTAAAGGTACCTCATTTACAATTACTAAGAATCTATTTGATGATTACGGTATCCATTCTCCACATTCATATGCTGAAAAAACCGAATATACATATACACTTAACCATCCAATAAGAGTTTTGGAAGATGCGGATAAAGCAATAATGGAGTTTCGTGATATTGCTTTAGTAGAACCCGGTGAGCAAGGAACTAAGTACGGAGATGAAGAATTTTGGGATTATGTTATTGTTGAAGCAACGATTGATGGAGCTAATTGGATTCCTTTAATGGATGGTTATGATGTAAATTATTCAGCTAAGTGGAAAGATTTTGCCGATAATAATAAGTCTGACAATGAATTTGATTATGAAGGGATTGAAAATGAGCCTAATTCTAAGGAGTTGTTTGAGAGTCATACCATCCGATTGCATGATACATTTAATGCTGGAGATATAATTCAAATAAGATTTCGCTTACATTCTGATGATGCAGCAGTAGGTTGGGGATGGGTAATTGATGATGTTGTTATTCAGGAAGAAGGTACAGGAATAGCATCTAGTATAGCTGCAAAAGATGATCTGTTGATTGTTCCAAATCCAGCTCAGGATTTTATTACTATTAAGTTAAACTCAGAATCTAAAGGAGATGTAACTGTTAATATTTATGATTTATCAGGTAATAATGAACTGAGGAAAGAATTCCATAAAGATATTGACATGTGGTATCAGGAATTAGATATATCTGCGTTAGAATCTGGTGTTAAAATTCTTAAATTGGCAATAGACGAAGGAGAATTTACCAGTAAATTTATCAAGAAATAA
- a CDS encoding RNA polymerase sigma factor gives MTAKKFDQQLLSLQDKLLYFALSLTANDEDARDLLQETTLKALTYRNQFVNNTNFKAWVFTIMKNTFINNYRRDQKTRNTFDSTEDAIRVAYKHNYASETPENVYSVNEMSSKVEKLDDDFRIPFKMHTQGFKYKEIAEELDLPIGTVKSRIFFTRKKLQEMLKDK, from the coding sequence ATGACCGCAAAAAAGTTTGATCAGCAATTGCTAAGCTTACAGGATAAATTGCTTTATTTTGCTTTAAGCTTAACTGCGAATGACGAGGATGCTCGTGATTTACTACAGGAAACAACCTTAAAGGCACTGACCTATCGTAATCAATTTGTAAATAACACCAACTTTAAGGCGTGGGTTTTTACAATTATGAAGAATACATTCATTAATAATTATCGTAGAGATCAAAAGACCAGAAATACTTTTGATAGTACAGAGGATGCAATTAGAGTTGCATATAAGCATAATTACGCTTCCGAAACGCCTGAAAATGTGTATTCTGTAAATGAAATGTCTTCCAAGGTTGAAAAGTTGGATGATGATTTTAGAATTCCTTTTAAGATGCATACACAAGGTTTCAAATATAAGGAAATAGCTGAGGAGTTGGATTTACCAATTGGAACTGTGAAAAGCAGAATATTCTTTACCAGAAAGAAACTGCAGGAAATGCTAAAAGATAAATAG